A single window of Polyodon spathula isolate WHYD16114869_AA chromosome 2, ASM1765450v1, whole genome shotgun sequence DNA harbors:
- the LOC121295278 gene encoding peptidyl-prolyl cis-trans isomerase D-like, whose protein sequence is MSNPSPSSKPSNPTNPRVFFDVDIGGERVGRIVLELFADIVPKTAENFRALCTGEKGIGLTTGKPLHFKGCPFHRIIKKFMIQGGDFSNQNGTGGESIYGEKFEDENFHYKHDREGLLSMANAGPNTNGSQFFITTVPTAHLDGKHVIFGQVLKGLGVVKILEAIETNEEMPVKPCCIAECGEHKDGDKWGIAPDDGSGDTHPDFPEDSDIDLKDVEKIVPIAEDVKNIGNNFFKSQNWQAAIKKYSKALRYLEVSRDEVEDENLQKKLEPIVLSCILNMAACKLKLQIWQEAIDSCNEALEIDELNTKALYRRAQAWQGMKEYNQALVDLKKAQELTPEDKAISNEMLRVKQKIKEEKEKEKKTYAKMFA, encoded by the exons ATGTCAAACCCAAGTCCATCCAGCAAACCATCAAACCCAACCAATCCACGGGTGTTCTTCGATGTGGATATCGgtggagagagag ttggcCGCATAGTCCTTGAACTGTTTGCAGACATTGTTCCAAAAACTGCAGAAAATTTCCGTGCGCTATGTACTGGAGAAAAGGGAATTGGGCTTACGACAGGGAAGCCTCTACATTTTAAAGGATGTCCTTTCCACAGGA TCATAAAGAAGTTCATGATCCAGGGGGGAGATTTCTCCAATCAAAATGGAACTGGGGGAGAGAGTATTTATGGAGAGAAGTTTGAAGATGAAAACTTTCATTACAAG cATGATCGTGAAGGCTTGCTCAGCATGGCAAATGCAGGACCCAATACCAATGGCTCTCAGTTCTTCATCACCACAGTACCAACAGCTCACCTGGATGGGAAACATGTCATTTTTGGACAGGTTTTGAAAGGCTTAGGTGTAGTGAAAATTCTAGAAGCAATAGAAACTAATGAGGAAATGCCAGTCAAG cCATGTTGTATAGCTGAGTGTGGAGAGCACAAAGACGGAGACAAATGGGGGATTGCCCCTGATGATGGCTCAGGAGACACCCATCCTGACTTTCCAGAGGACTCTGACATTGATTTAAAAGAT GTTGAAAAAATCGTGCCCATTGCAGAAGATGTAAAGAATATTGGAAACAACTTCTTCAAATCCCAAAACTGGCAGGCAGCAATCAAGAAATACTCCAAAGCTTTAAG GTACCTGGAGGTCTCCAGAGATGAAGTGGAAGATGAGAATCTACAGAAGAAGCTGGAGCCCATCGTGTTGAGCTGCATTCTAAATATGGCTGCCTGTAAACTCAAGCTGCAGATCTGGCAGGAAGCCATTGACAGCTGCAATGAG GCTCTAGAAATAGATGAGTTGAACACTAAAGCACTGTACAGGAGGGCCCAAGCATGGCAAGGAATGAAGGAATATAATCAAGCTCTG gttgatctgaaaaaagctcaAGAGTTAACACCTGAAGATAaag ccattAGCAATGAGATGCTCAGAGTGAAACAAAAGATAAAGgaggaaaaagagaaagaaaagaaaacttatGCAAAAATGTTTGCTTGA